CTTACCAGTTTGATAAGAATGGCAATGTGTTTGTAGGAGATAGGACTGAATGGTCTTACGGTCGTTTCGGACGATTCCAGGGGTGTGGGTCTTCTTTCTCTTACACCTTTGATAATAATACCTGGAAGAAATGGTTTGGTAAAGAAGAAGAGAAGAAACAGGATAAAAATAAGCCGAGTGAAGAAACAGCAGCTACAACTGAAGGAGAAGAACCTAAAAAACCGAAAGAAAAGAAAGCTGATGTTGATTCAGATGGTTATCTTCCGTTCAATATGCCCTGGTCGTTTAATATTTCCTACTCGTTTAATTTTAGGGAAAACACCACAGCTAAAATTAATGAGAAGAATATGCGTTATCCATATAAGCTGACTCATACACTGAGTGGAGGAGGCAACATAAAGATCTCTAATAAATGGTCTTTCTCATTCAACGGATCGTATGACTTTGATGCGAAACAAATTGCACAAACCTCCTGTAATATAACCCGCGACCTCCACTGCTGGAGTATGACTTGCAACCTGAATCCTTTTGGCAGATGGCGTTCATACAACTTCACCATCCGTGCCAATTCAAGTATGTTGCAGGATTTGAAATGGGAACAGAGAAGCAATATGTCTTCCAATATCAAGTGGTATTAAACATCAATTGAAATAAAAACAGTAAGAGCGGGTCTGGAATATTCAGAACCCGCTCTTACTGTTTTTATGGAACTCTTATATTATTTTGATTTGATCTGGTCTGATCTGGTCATTACCAGATAATCGGTTCCTTTCCATGTTCTGTAAGGTACCGGTTGGCTTTGCTAAAATGCCTGTTTCCGAAGAATCCTCTGTAAGCCGAAAGGGGGGAGGGATGAGCTGAAGTAAGTATCAGGTGCTTGTTTCGGTCAATCATAGCACCTTTTTTTTGTGCATACGATCCCCATAAAATGAAGACCAAATTTTCGCGCTCTTCTGCCAAATGGCGAATTGCTGCATCGGTAAACTCTTCCCAACCTTTTCTCTGGTGTGAGCCAGCCTGATGGGCCCGTACGGTTAGAGTTGCATTCATCAGCAGAACTCCCTGTTCGGTCCATCTTGTAAGATTACCACTTTTAGGCGGTGGAGTTCCCAAATCACTTTCAATCTCTTTAAAGATGTTCTGCAAGGACGGAGGAAATGGCACACCATCATTTACAGAGAAGCATAAGCCGTGTGCCTGTCCCGGTTCATGATAAGGATCCTGGCCTATAATCACTACCTTTACCTTATCGAACGGACAGCTGTTAAACGCATTGAAAATAAGCTTTCCCGGAGGATATACAGTGTAATTTGCATACTCGAACCTTACAAAATCAGTAAGCCGACTAAAGTAGCCGGCTTCAAATTCTGGTTCAAGATGCTGTTTCCAGCTTTCCTCTATCTGTACATTCATCTCTCTTAAATTAAAGGCATGTTGAGTTCATCACATTCCTTACGCATATCTGCAGGCCAGATGCTTGCCTGGATCTCACCAATGTGAGCTTTACGCAAATAGAACATGCAAAGGCGAGACTGGCCTATACCACCACCGATGCTCAGAGGTAGGGTACCTTCTATTAGTCTTTTGTGGAAATAAAGATCCTTACGGCTTTCCTGGCCGCTTTCATTCAATTGTCTTATTAGCGCCTCTTTATCTACGCGAATACCCATTGATGAAAGTTCCACGGCACGATTCAGAACATCATTCCAAACCAGCAGGTCGCCGTTCAGTCCCGGTAGTCCATTTAATCCAGGAGTTGAATAGTCATCATAATCCGGTGCACGCAAGTCATGCTCTATGCCATCACCCAATTTGCAGCCGATACCGAAGATAAACACGGCACCGTATTTTTTAGTAATTTCATTTTCACGTTCTTTCGGCTCAAGTTCCGGATACAGTTGACGGAGCTCTTCAGCATGTATAAAGAATAGTTTTTCCGGAAGGCATGGCTTAATCTGAGGGTACATCTCATACACCATGTATTCTGTACGAACCATAGCTGCGTAGATGCGGTTTACAATCTCTTTCAGGAAGTCAATATTACGGTCTTCAGCTGTTATAACACGTTCCCAGTCCCATTGGTCTACATAAAGTGAATGTAGATTGCCTAGTTCTTCATCAGAACGGATAGCATTCATGTCGGTATAAATACCATATCCTGGTTCAATGCTGTAATCGGCCAGTGTTAATCTTTTCCATTTAGCCAGTGAATGTACAACTTCAGCCTCCTTGTCACCAAGTTCCTTAATTGGGAAAGAAACAGGACGCTCTACTCCGCTAAGGTCGTCATTGATCCCCATTCCCTTTAATACAAATAAAGGTGCTGTTACGCGTCGGAGTCGTAACTCAGATGATAAGTTTTGTTGAAAAAACTCTTTTATTTGTTTTATGCCTAACTCGGTTTGTTGTAAATCAAGTATCGGCGTGTAATTTACCGGTTTTATAAGGTAGCTCATAGGTTGGTTTTTAATTAATTGGTCGGCAAATATACATACTATTTATTAATATGCTATTATTTATTCATAAAATATTAGCATAATGTTGTGTTAAATAGTTAAATCTATTTCAAAATAATAGTTTAATGTTTAGCCAATATTCGGATAAATAGTGTTTATTTTATGTATATTATTGAGTTTTATTGCAATAGGAATTATCTTTTTTAAAGAAGAAAGCAATTATTTCATCCGTTTTTTTCATTTATCTATTGTGTATGGCAGATAGAGATGCAGTAATTTTCAATGTTTTGAAGGAAAATAAATGAAATATTAGGAAACATGCATCTCTTTTTGTACTTTTGCAATCACAAAAAGGTTCCGTAGCTTAGTGAATAGAGCGTCAGATTCCGGTTCTGAAGGTCGTGGGTTTGACTCCCACCGGGATCACAGAAATGAAAATCAGCTAATTAAATCCTATGCAAGAGGATTTTTAGCTGATTTTTTTATTTACATGCTATACTGTATGATGCAGAAACAAGGATTACTTGTAAAATACAGAGGTAATAGTCATTTAATGATGAACATGCCATTATGCCTTTAAAGCTCAAACTTCTTAAGCATTCAATGGCATGCAAAAGTAAGAGGAGTTGCCAGTCGTGAAACTTAAAACGAACTTACAATCATATTCGTACACCACGAAAATCTCTATCTCCCCTTTATATGGAGAAATAAGGCATAGTTCATCTCACATTTATTTTACCCGTTATGAATTTGGTTTTGTGGCCCGAAGTTCTTTTAGAAGTTCCTCCCAGGCATTGCAGAACGCCTGCATGGATGGAAAAAGAATATTGGCGCCGGCATCCAGCAGAACTTTATCCTCCAACGGTCCGGTGTTAACTGCAACGGTAAATATTCCTGCTGCCGAGGCGGCTTGAACGCCCAAAGGAGCATTTTCTACCACTATTGCCTCGTTTGCCATCAGGTTTCCTTTATTTAGAGCCATTAGATAGGGTTCAGGATGAGGCTTCCCAATTTTTACATCGAATGCTGTCACCATCAGTTCTGGTTTAAAGATATTTGGGAAGTTATCGTTCAGGCGATTTAGCAATGTAGCTTGTCCAGATCCGGTAACCACCATCGAAAAGAGTCCATCGCGTTTTACTTTGTTCAGTACCTCCCAGGCGCCATCCATTTTTTCGGCTTCCGGAAGTTTGTTGAACGCTTCGGTTTTTGCTTTATAGATTTCCTGAATCTCCTTTTCGGTTGCGTTTCGGCCATACTGTCTCTGGCAGATGATATTGATCGTTCCTGAGCCTGTTCTGCCTTCGTGCAGATATGCTTCCTCTTTTGAAAGATGCAAACCGCGTTCTTCCATAATCATATGCCAGGAGTTGGCGTGGTGAGGCATGGAGTCGAACAGTACGCCGTCCATATCGAACAAAACGGCTTTAATAGGGATTGAAGAATGTTTTTGGGTCTTTAGATATTGTTGAATAGCAGTTCTAAACATAGTTTGGGAATACATTTATTTGTGTGCAAAGATACGAAGAACTTCTTAATTAACAGATTAAATGCTTTGTAATTCAGAATATTCGTGTATTTTTGCATCCGTGATTTATTAATAAAGTATAAATGAAAAAACTTATTTTAACAATAATTCTAGGTGCTGTATCCTTTTCTTCCTGTAGTTTCGAAACACCAGAGTCGCCAGCAATCAAAATGGAAAGCTGTACAGTAAATGGTGAATCTGTTTCTTTACCTTTGCCCTCTGTTAAGGCCGGAGATGTTGTTGAATTGACTCTCGATCTTGAAGGAAACGGTTCCGAACTGCAGACTTTTCAGGCAGATGCCGATGCAGATGATGTTAAAATGTCTCTTACTGATTACGATAAAAGCAGGGTTACAGATGATAAGAACTTTACGAACATAGATGAGTGTCTTCTTAGATTTGTAGACGGGGTAACCATCTCTTCTGTGAAGGTAAAAGCAACTGTCCAGCAAAAAAATGATGCTAAAATGTGTATGAAGTTTTATCTTTCTGCAAAATCTGCTAGTGAAGGTACTGCATTGGAAATTGATATGAACAGAGACAATATCAAAAATTAACCAGAACTTATAATAACCAGATTAAAGGCTGCTTCATTTTATTTTTGAGGCAGCCTTTTCTGTTTCTAATCTAAAAATATAAGATTGCTTCCTCCGATATCATCTACTCTAATTATTGCGCTTTAGTATCTTTTGGCGATTAAAACGCTCATTTACCTTTCTAAGCTGATATTATCTCCAGCATTATTTCGCTTTAATCTCTTCGTCCGGAAATAAAAATCCCCTTATCCTATCCTTTCCTTTCCAGAAAACGGTATAAAATAAGGGGTATTTCTTTAGGTGGCTCAAATCATGAAACCTCAATTGCTGAGAGTTTGCACAGAACCACTTTATGTCTTTTAATTACAGACGAGCCTGAATAGCTTTTGATTCTTCTTCGTAACCAGGTTTGTTTAATAAAGCAAACATGTTTTTCTTGTAAGCTTCAACACCCGGTTGGTCGAATGGGTTTACGCCCAGCAGATAACCGCTGATGCCGCAAGCTTTTTCAAAGAAGTAGAACAACTGACCAATGTAGTATTCGTTCAATTGCGGCATGCTGATATGCATATTAGGAACACCACCGTCTACGTGAGCAATCTGCGTACCAAGTTCGGCCATCTTGTTAACCTCGTCCACGCGTTTGCCTGCCAGGAAGTTCAGTCCGTCCAAGTTAGCTTCGTCCGAAGGTACAACCACTTTTTGGTTTGGTGTTTCAATTGAGATCACTGTTTCGAAAATCGTGCGTTCACCTTCTTGAATCCATTGGCCCATTGAGTGAAGGTCTGTAGAGAAGTCAACGGCAGCAGGGAAGATACCTTTGTTTTCCTTACCCTCTGATTCTCCGTAAAGCTGTTTCCACCATTCCATCACATAGTGAAGTTTTGGATGGTAGTTCACCAATATTTCAATCTTCTTTCCGCTCTTGTAAAGCTCGTTACGTGTAGCTGCATAGATTGCTGCCGGGTTTTCGCCGAAAGGAACGTTCAGTCCGCACGCCTCTTCCATTTTTACGGCTCCGGCAACCAACTGTTCTATGTTGAATCCAGCCACTGCAATTGGAAGCAATCCCACCGGAGTGAGTACAGAAAAGCGCCCGCCTACATTGTC
The Bacteroides sedimenti genome window above contains:
- a CDS encoding HAD-IA family hydrolase; this translates as MFRTAIQQYLKTQKHSSIPIKAVLFDMDGVLFDSMPHHANSWHMIMEERGLHLSKEEAYLHEGRTGSGTINIICQRQYGRNATEKEIQEIYKAKTEAFNKLPEAEKMDGAWEVLNKVKRDGLFSMVVTGSGQATLLNRLNDNFPNIFKPELMVTAFDVKIGKPHPEPYLMALNKGNLMANEAIVVENAPLGVQAASAAGIFTVAVNTGPLEDKVLLDAGANILFPSMQAFCNAWEELLKELRATKPNS
- the ung gene encoding uracil-DNA glycosylase encodes the protein MNVQIEESWKQHLEPEFEAGYFSRLTDFVRFEYANYTVYPPGKLIFNAFNSCPFDKVKVVIIGQDPYHEPGQAHGLCFSVNDGVPFPPSLQNIFKEIESDLGTPPPKSGNLTRWTEQGVLLMNATLTVRAHQAGSHQRKGWEEFTDAAIRHLAEERENLVFILWGSYAQKKGAMIDRNKHLILTSAHPSPLSAYRGFFGNRHFSKANRYLTEHGKEPIIW
- a CDS encoding DUF5035 family protein, whose protein sequence is MKKLILTIILGAVSFSSCSFETPESPAIKMESCTVNGESVSLPLPSVKAGDVVELTLDLEGNGSELQTFQADADADDVKMSLTDYDKSRVTDDKNFTNIDECLLRFVDGVTISSVKVKATVQQKNDAKMCMKFYLSAKSASEGTALEIDMNRDNIKN
- a CDS encoding glucose-6-phosphate isomerase gives rise to the protein MKNISLNIEKTLGFISKDAVNAYEAQVKAGSEALHNGTGKGNDFLGWLNLPSSISKEHLADLQSTANVLRENCEVVVVAGIGGSYLGARAVIEALSDSFALLKEKKDGPVMIYAGHNISEDYIYELTDYLKGKKFGVINISKSGTTTETALAFRLLKKQCEDQRGKETAKKCIVAITDAKKGAARVTADKEGYKTFIIPDNVGGRFSVLTPVGLLPIAVAGFNIEQLVAGAVKMEEACGLNVPFGENPAAIYAATRNELYKSGKKIEILVNYHPKLHYVMEWWKQLYGESEGKENKGIFPAAVDFSTDLHSMGQWIQEGERTIFETVISIETPNQKVVVPSDEANLDGLNFLAGKRVDEVNKMAELGTQIAHVDGGVPNMHISMPQLNEYYIGQLFYFFEKACGISGYLLGVNPFDQPGVEAYKKNMFALLNKPGYEEESKAIQARL
- the asnA gene encoding aspartate--ammonia ligase, coding for MSYLIKPVNYTPILDLQQTELGIKQIKEFFQQNLSSELRLRRVTAPLFVLKGMGINDDLSGVERPVSFPIKELGDKEAEVVHSLAKWKRLTLADYSIEPGYGIYTDMNAIRSDEELGNLHSLYVDQWDWERVITAEDRNIDFLKEIVNRIYAAMVRTEYMVYEMYPQIKPCLPEKLFFIHAEELRQLYPELEPKERENEITKKYGAVFIFGIGCKLGDGIEHDLRAPDYDDYSTPGLNGLPGLNGDLLVWNDVLNRAVELSSMGIRVDKEALIRQLNESGQESRKDLYFHKRLIEGTLPLSIGGGIGQSRLCMFYLRKAHIGEIQASIWPADMRKECDELNMPLI